The Anopheles coluzzii chromosome 2, AcolN3, whole genome shotgun sequence genome window below encodes:
- the LOC120948087 gene encoding cytochrome b5-like, whose protein sequence is MPGELMEYTLAEVALRNGKAGSPTWIVIRDAVYDVTQYMEDHPGGSELISEWAGRDGTKDFDDFGHSADAMRLLKTLQVGVLVASDQAKNRKKNATDGPKELVEELSSEELMKKRRSKRRMFILCG, encoded by the exons ATGCCTGGGGAGCTAATGGAGTACACGCTGGCGGAGGTGGCACTGCGCAATGGGAAGGCTGGCAGCCCGACCTGGATCGTGATACGGGACGCCGTGTACGATGTGACGCAGTACATGGAGGACCATCCGGGCGGCAGCGAGCTCATCAGCGAGTGGGCCGGCAGGGACGGGACGAAAGATTTCGACGACTTTGGCCACTCGGCGGATGCGATGCGGCTGCTGAAGACGCTGCAGGTTGGCGTGCTCGTTGCG AGCGATCAGGCAAAGAATCGCAAAAAGAATGCCACAGATGGCCCGAAGGAGCTGGTGGAGGAGCTATCATCGGAAGAGCTAATGAAGAAGCGACGCAGCAAGCGGCGAATGTTTATCCTGTGCGGTTGA
- the LOC120948086 gene encoding uncharacterized protein LOC120948086 has translation MSTTGRRRIVSRIRAESVGLRRIATTAASLYPIGTAATTTTAAGSSPEASGMMETSIMTTADALATGAEMVVVEDVSSSIEHHHHHHQTALMNGITVTLANGGTVTVGEEEEEEEVEEVVEGDDGDSNNKYDVADKDEHDLGAIDFASAATHNNMEVESTPPPGGGDKMRCYGATADDDNDGTGAAMMIVDSVGATETACSTISNSSNSSSSSNSSSSSSSSSSGSSSGSARSGLAQRPEPDERVEQEDEEEEEEDEGEEEEEVEEDGQAPAQVAEEQGHGGDVKLSVDKLQLQMMQTDDDPLLQETINALMNGAAGIEVVNTSEHDPNDPAASAIASDPNIATVIATSGRPANEEAGETDRNYECTYCGKLFTRSNTLSYHLKVHTGERPFKCKHCAKAFREQYRLMKHLKTHSKYRNRRLEQQQGQQGPEQRAMSAPRMRVHLQRGRGATVTAMMAEANGLVATGEEDYTTGDSERFFKSYDLPDGSVAMKLEPDISLTEDADVSEDVGPEAMLATEEVETAEEHHQHHQQQDQIIVAQEPDPNMLQEDVAHGEGSEIRYQIMEERIKSLQREVHMVNQSLSRVESKVDGLTRIISLFIGKFEDESELANQAAQQPQQQHEQEQEQVQEQEQEQEHEQEHEQEQEQELTTVSADGETVVPVTSLTMMSPEQQQQHASTSTSPSSIQPKTIFLTTAAPQGTPTAQLKVQPVGVFQSSATHPVQHRSGPLAKEPRAYTHYYQFTDPATVVHVKPEGDPSPSPTPPPGHTQHLKLASNGGGSGGGNQLLDTFPDIPELPIRTVSDFLDLNDHCTDNEQFLLQMMIRLHQEVHNSQPFQRNVKRMMEALVTYDVLCQFSWSGKSAINGQYTKYVFGNSLGIIDLLTKTLNLGKSAAEAQADQKAIFAAIQSFIKHSRQNMIRDSRKRRDPMMRGSVAFTGAGGEIIAGMLPDTTTTASAITYHVANGGERFQIKQLKTERHHQEQTEQQQQQQQLANPF, from the exons ATGTCGACCACCGGAAGACGTCGGATAGTGTCACGGATCCGTGCGGAGTCGGTCGGGTTGAGAAGAATCGCGACCACTGCCGCCAGCCTGTACCCGATCGGTACAgcagcaaccacaacaacagcagcgggCAGCAGCCCCGAGGCAAGCGGAATGATGGAAACTTCCATCATGACCACGGCGGATGCGCTTGCCACCGGTGCGGAGATGGTGGTCGTGGAGGATGTCTCATCATCGAtcgagcaccaccaccaccaccaccaaacggcGCTGATGAACGGCATCACCGTCACGCTGGCGAACGGTGGCACCGTCACCGtcggcgaggaggaggaggaagaggaggtggaggaggtggtggaggGCGACGACGGCGATAGTAATAATAAGTACGATGTCGCTGATAAGGATGAGCACGATTTGGGTGCTATTGATTTTGCCAGCGCAGCGACCCACAACAATATGGAAGTGGAGTCGACGCCACCGCCGGGCGGCGGCGATAAGATGCGGTGCTACGGGGCGACCGCGGACGACGATAACGACGGGACGGGTGCGGCGATGATGATAGTGGATTCTGTGGGCGCTACCGAGACGGCCTGCAGCACCATcagtaacagcagcaacagcagtagtagcagcaacagcagtagcagcagctcgagcagctcgaGCGGCTCTTCGAGCGGTAGCGCGCGGAGCGGCCTAGCCCAGCGCCCCGAACCGGACGAACGCGTCGAGCAGGAGgacgaagaagaggaagaggaagacgagggggaggaagaggaggaggtaGAGGAGGATGGGCAGGCGCCGGCGCAGGTCGCCGAGGAGCAGGGGCACGGCGGGGACGTGAAGCTCAGCGTGGAcaagctgcagctgcagaTGATGCAGACGGACGACGATCCGCTGCTGCAGGAAACGATCAACGCGCTCATGAACGGGGCGGCCGGCATCGAGGTGGTCAACACGTCCGAGCACGATCCGAACGATCCGGCCGCATCGGCGATCGCGAGCGATCCGAACATCGCGACGGTCATCGCCACCAGCGGCCGACCGGCGAACGAGGAGGCGGGCGAGACGGACCGCAACTACGAGTGCACCTACTGCGGGAAGCTGTTTACGCGCTCCAACACGCTGTCCTACCATCTGAAGGTGCACACCGGCGAGCGGCCGTTCAAGTGCAAGCACTGCGCGAAAGCGTTCCGCGAGCAGTACCGACTGATGAAGCACCTCAAGACCCACTCGAAGTACCGCAACCGACggttggagcagcagcagggtcAGCAGGGCCCGGAGCAGCGAGCAATGAGCGCACCCCGTATGCGGGTCCATCTGCAGCGCGGCCGGGGCGCTACGGTGACCGCAATGATGGCCGAAGCGAACGGGCTGGTGGCGACCGGGGAGGAAGACTACACCACCGGGGATAGTGAGCGGTTTTTCAAAAGCTACGATCTGCCCGACGGTTCCGTTGCGATGAAGCTGGAGCCGGACATTTCGCTGACGGAAGATGCGGACGTGTCGGAGGACGTCGGTCCGGAAGCGATGCTTGCGACGGAAGAGGTGGAGACGGCCGAggagcaccaccagcaccaccagcaacaggATCAGATCATTGTGGCGCAGGAACCAGACCCGAACATGCTGCAGGAGGACGTTGCTCACGGGGAAGGAAGCGAAATTCGATACCAAATCATGGAGGAGCGGATAAAGTCGCTGCAGCGTGAAGTGCACATGGTCAACCAGAGCCTGTCGCGGGTAGAATCGAAGGTGGACGGACTGACGCGCATCATTTCGCTGTTCATTGGCAAGTTTGAGGATGAGTCGGAACTCGCCAATCAAGCGGcccagcagccgcagcaacagcacgaaCAGGAACAGGAACAAGTGCAGGAACAGGAACAGGAACAGGAACATGAACAGGAACATGAACAGGAACAGGAGCAGGAGCTGACGACCGTTTCTGCCGACGGCGAAACAGTCGTGCCCGTCACCTCCCTTACCATGATGTcgcccgagcagcagcagcagcacgcttCCACCTCAACATCTCCCTCCTCGATACAGCCGAAAACGATCTTCCTCACCACGGCGGCACCACAGGGCACCCCGACCGCCCAGCTAAAGGTACAGCCGGTCGGGGTGTTTCAATCGTCGGCCACTCACCCCGTCCAGCACCGATCCGGACCGCTCGCAAAGGAACCGCGCGCCTACACGCACTACTATCAGTTCACCGACCCGGCGACGGTAGTGCACGTGAAACCGGAAGGTGATCCGTCGCCCTCGCCGACGCCACCGCCCGGCCACACGCAGCACCTGAAGCTGGCCAGCAAcggcggtggcagcggcggTGGCAACCAGCTGCTCGACACATTCCCCGACATACCGGAGCTGCCGATCCGGACCGTGAGCGACTTTCTCGACCTGAACGATCACTGTACCGATAACGAGCAGTTCCTGCTGCAGATG ATGATACGCTTGCACCAAGAGGTACACAACTCGCAACCATTCCAGCGGAACGTGAAGCGCATGATGGAAGCGCTCGTGACTTACGACGTGCTGTGCCAGTTTAGCTGGAGCGGCAAATCGGCCATCAATGGAC AGTACACCAAGTACGTGTTTGGCAACAGTTTGGGCATCATCGATCTGCTGACGAAAACGCTCAACCTCGGCAAAAGTGCCGCGGAAGCGCAAGCCGACCAGAAGGCCATCTTTGCCGCGATACAAAGCTTCATCAAGCATTCGCGCCAGAATATGATACGCGACAGCCGGAAGCGGCGGGATCCGATGATGCGCGGTAGCGTTGCGTTTACCGGTGCCGGTGGAGAAATCATTGCTGGCATGCTGcccgacaccaccaccaccgcatcCGCCATCACGTACCACGTGGCGAACGGGGGCGAACGGTTTCAGATCAAGCAGCTTAAAACGGAACGGCACCATCAGGAGCagacggagcagcagcagcagcagcagcagctggcgaATCCGTTCTAA
- the LOC120948085 gene encoding uncharacterized protein LOC120948085: MMMMMATESGTKSCINHDELHTPESLASSASTASSSSSVSSLSTASGSSSLLALSKPELDRLIAENMTSVLKSLKKRKHAKKHARLRQAAATEQEGTVVEVAKRSSEKTEAKKTDRKEKKGAKSQHKKGHKNGTLESKTDPPKHSLKEVQPGDHTTTGPAGTASPAANGQPPEKTGKENKTINAFQLMMTARSKCIGSNSPGREREPRELSPSQQLAREKKAKRNLHLQQWAAQKGAGKRKLQEEAEEEYIEHRLNKRAKRLKKLIGNMSAEVILTDEEVLPKDEPAVVKEEVVAVEIKGEEDSENTQSADEIFLVSDVSNASPARPKVKQRKVTAKPQYKASPKTPQSEEVKQEQIPKKRGRPRKIVPVQPEEPAVKEATASDSEFLEQLSSPRKKKDSLLGYFPKLTPETRKPNDSPSLDKRDTTPTSRTTTPVVKEEKDKPSTPPSQPTSRPRRSCANRIKDYSAFEQYSPAKDEPKTATSKKQPIVTPLKIINVQSPSAMKVVRSPSLRMFSSSGGVESTAGSASKPAATTDWPSTPKSVKLAPLFARSSGGKPKPPAEDPEKARARQLFLMSGIPEKMRQEREKRTAYEEHVLNESPVFPLISHVAQEAGAESTRPVNFDRSCIKLRPEELDSPKRSSMKGSVKDRKIRFGMFTGASEDDFDEALEKCSQPIDLEEQEDVGRNGAFAELPEVGNVKEIVRDYKQRYPHFPVFRCYKQFRAIYQDHQQQQQQEQQDDRQAPDDSVECIEPTYGCRNGELLFTEKYKPQTAEQILINFAPANLLTQFLSLWQEEGSSSAFGGKRSNEGDYAFLSSNRDEDDFLVSNDSNSSSSTPGLCNHVVLVGPSGCGKTSNVYAVANELNFNVLEINASSRRKGKIILQELLEATQSHLVRQKPERSNSTDGLMVNGRPKGGGGPGKKANGLNGMFRCLERRPSFNETTGSGSKKRSLILIEDADIVFDQDDGFLGAINQLIATSKRPIVLTTTNPACGHMARYMARNNVIRYVAPGIANVAKFLSLLALVERIPIDQHDLGRLYAYNGKDMRKTLNELQFFIQSGGDMARFPSAVPSVRRAVELREEGEEAQALNTAALNETREEEDGGEQMEEETSPVAKVAVSRRKVGKRDQELTKHHHATLYELFTRNQNESIVLRIPVDFNALWCNMELVLRTAAKVASPPLSLQKSGKGKRGGKRASTVAKNEASPPPDVLLCEELASLYDNVSHAEAGWGVTQRNRIRYGKDIQDEQQQQQLANEIGHALVEGSWIEWFSRRRDTSAEPRSVRKATDGEKAMGAKAYDALRKVEQEPRQTIASYIGVSGVRSRVTACDYEPLLRQICRHERTRSSLERRGSRFYHYLRNFAGLVQQQQQQQSTGVMLALGQQKLAGGSGGFSVDHFDALSHCFEEQQQQQPAVASETGEDNAP; the protein is encoded by the exons atgatgatgatgatggcaacGGAATCGGGTACCAAGTCATGCATCAACCACGACGAGCTGCATACACCGGAATCGCTTGCCTCCTCAGCTTCAACGGCCTCGTCATCGTCATCCGTTTCCTCGCTGTCGACGGCGTCCGGCAGTAGTTCCCTGTTGGCGCTGTCGAAGCCCGAGCTGGATCGGTTGATAGCGGAGAATATGACCTCGGTGCTGAAGTCACTGAAGAAACGCAAGCACGCAAAGAAGCACGCACGATTAAGGCAGGCGGCTGCTACGGAACAAGAGGGAACAGTGGTGGAAGTAGCAAAGCGATCGAGTGAAAAGACTGAAGCCAAGAAGACGGATCGCAAAGAGAAAAAGG GTGCCAAATCCCAGCATAAGAAGGGCCACAAGAATGGCACACTGGAATCGAAAACAGATCCCCCAAAGCATAGCTTAAAGGAAGTGCAGCCGGGCGACCATACGACTACGGGCCCGGCGGGTACCGCATCACCAGCGGCGAATGGTCAACCGCCCGAGAAGACGGGCAAggagaacaaaacaataaacgcCTTCCAGCTGATGATGACGGCACGCTCCAAATGCATCGGCTCGAACTCTCCCGGTCGCGAGCGGGAGCCACGGGAGCTCAGCCCGTCGCAGCAGCTGGCCCGCGAAAAGAAGGCGAAGCGAAACCTGCACCTGCAGCAGTGGGCCGCCCAGAAAGGGGCCGGCAAGCGCAAGCTGCAGGAGGAAGCGGAAGAGGAGTACATCGAGCATCGGCTGAACAAGCGGGCCAAGCGGCTGAAGAAGCTGATCGGCAACATGAGCGCGGAGGTGATTTTGACCGACGAAGAGGTGTTGCCAAAAGACGAGCCAGCAGTGGTGAAGGAGGAAGTAGTGGCGGTGGAGATCAAGGGAGAAGAAGATTCGGAGAATACACAGTCAGCGGACGAGATCTTTTTGGTGTCGGACGTTTCCAACGCCTCACCCGCGCGCCCCAAAGTGAAGCAGCGGAAGGTGACGGCGAAGCCGCAGTACAAGGCTAGCCCGAAGACACCACAGTCGGAGGAAGTGAAGCAGGAGCAGATACCGAAGAAGCGTGGACGGCCTCGGAAAATTGTCCCGGTGCAGCCGGAAGAGCCCGCCGTGAAGGAGGCCACCGCGTCGGACAGTGAGTTTCTCGAGCAGCTTTCCTCGccgagaaagaaaaaggacaGCCTGTTGGGGTACTTCCCCAAGCTTACGCCAGAAACACGCAAACCAAACGACTCGCCGTCGTTGGATAAGAGGGATACGACGCCAACATCCCGCACGACCACTCCGGTTGTGAAGGAAGAGAAAGATAAGCCGAGTACACCTCCGTCGCAACCTACTTCACGTCCACGGCGCTCCTGCGCCAATCGCATCAAAGACTATTCCGCGTTCGAGCAGTACAGCCCGGCGAAGGATGAACCGAAAACGGCCACCAGCAAGAAACAACCGATTGTGACACCGCTCAAGATTATCAACGTACAGTCGCCGAGCGCCATGAAGGTGGTAAGGAGTCCCTCGCTGAGAATGTTTTCCTCCTCCGGGGGTGTGGAATCGACTGCTGGTAGTGCCAGCAAACCAGCAGCCACCACCGATTGGCCATCGACACCCAAGTCGGTAAAGTTGGCGCCGCTGTTTGCTCGCTCGTCCGGAGGCAAACCGAAACCACCGGCGGAAGATCCGGAAAAGGCACGAGCTCGGCAACTGTTTCTCATGTCGGGCATACCGGAAAAGATGCGCCAGGAGAGGGAAAAGCGCACCGCGTACGAAGAGCACGTGCTGAATGAGTCACCCGTCTTTCCGCTGATTAGCCATGTGGCACAGGAAGCCGGAGCTGAATCCACCCGGCCAGTAAACTTCGATCGCAGCTGCATTAAGCTGCGCCCGGAAGAGTTGGATTCACCAAAAAGAAGCTCCATGAAGGGTTCGGTCAAGGATCGGAAGATTCGGTTCGGCATGTTTACCGGAGCGAGCGAGGACGATTTTGACGAAGCGCTGGAAAAATGCAGCCAACCGATCGATCTAGAAGAGCAGGAAGACGTGGGCCGTAATGGTGCCTTCGCCGAGCTGCCGGAGGTGGGCAATGTGAAGGAAATTGTGCGCGATTACAAGCAGCGCTATCCGCACTTTCCCGTCTTTCGGTGCTACAAACAGTTCCGCGCAATCTATCAagaccatcagcagcagcagcaacaggagcAGCAGGACGACCGGCAAGCGCCGGACGATAGTGTCGAATGCATCGAGCCGACGTACGGCTGTCGGAATGGGGAGCTGCTGTTTACGGAAAAGTACAAACCACAGACAGCGGAACAGATACTGATCAACTTTGCACCTGCGAACCTGCTGACGCAGTTTCTGTCTCTCTGGCAGGAggagggcagcagcagcgccttTGGTGGGAAGCGCTCGAATGAAGGCGACTACGCCTTTCTCTCCTCCAACCGGGACGAGGACGATTTCCTCGTGTCGAACGATAGCAACAGCTCGTCGTCCACTCCCGGCCTCTGCAATCACGTCGTGCTGGTGGGACCGTCCGGCTGTGGCAAAACTTCGAACGTGTACGCGGTCGCGAACGAGCTGAACTTTAACGTGCTCGAAATCAATGCATCAAGCCGGCGGAAGGGCAAGATCATCCTGCAGGAGCTGCTGGAAGCGACCCAGAGCCATCTGGTGCGCCAGAAGCCGGAGCGCTCCAACTCCACCGACGGGCTGATGGTGAACGGACGCCCGAAGGGAGGAGGAGGCCCGGGTAAGAAAGCAAACGGGCTGAACGGGATGTTCCGCTGCCTCGAGCGACGCCCTTCGTTTAACGAAACGACCGGCAGTGGGTCGAAAAAGCGGTCGCTCATACTGATCGAAGACGCGGACATTGTGTTCGACCAGGATGACGGGTTTCTCGGCGCGATCAACCAGCTGATCGCCACGTCGAAGCGTCCGATCGTGCTGACCACCACGAACCCGGCCTGCGGCCACATGGCGCGCTACATGGCGCGCAACAACGTGATCCGGTACGTCGCGCCGGGGATAGCAAACGTGGCCAAGTTTCTGTCGCTGCTGGCGCTCGTCGAGCGGATACCGATCGACCAGCACGATCTGGGCCGGCTGTACGCGTACAACGGGAAGGATATGCGCAAGACGCTGAACGAGCTGCAGTTCTTCATCCAGAGCGGTGGCGATATGGCACGCTTCCCCTCTGCGGTGCCGAGCGTTCGCAGGGCGGTGGAGCTGCGCGAGGAGGGGGAAGAAGCGCAGGCACTCAACACGGCGGCACTGAACGAGACGCGCGAAGAGGAAGATGGGGGAGAACAGATGGAGGAGGAAACCTCCCCCGTGGCAAAGGTGGCCGTAAGCCGCAGGAAGGTGGGGAAGCGTGACCAGGAGCTCACGAAGCACCATCACGCCACGCTGTACGAGCTGTTTACGCGCAACCAGAACGAATCGATCGTGCTCCGGATTCCGGTCGATTTCAATGCGCTCTGGTGCAACATGGAGTTGGTGCTGCGGACTGCGGCAAAGGTGGCATCCCCGCCGTTGTCGCTGCAGAAGAGCGGTAAAGGGAAGCGCGGCGGAAAGCGTGCCAGCACCGTGGCGAAGAACGAAGCATCACCGCCGCCGGATGTGTTGCTGTGCGAGGAGCTCGCCTCGCTGTACGACAACGTAAGCCACGCGGAGGCGGGCTGGGGTGTGACGCAGCGCAACCGGATACGGTACGGCAAGGACATAcaggacgagcagcagcagcagcagctggcgaACGAGATCGGGCACGCGCTGGTGGAGGGCTCCTGGATCGAGTGGTTCAGCCGGCGGCGGGATACGAGCGCCGAGCCGCGCAGCGTCCGGAAGGCAACGGACGGCGAGAAAGCGATGGGTGCCAAAGCGTACGACGCACTGCGGAAGGTCGAGCAGGAGCCTCG CCAAACGATCGCGTCCTACATTGGCGTCAGTGGGGTGCGGTCGCGTGTGACGGCATGCGACTACGAGCCGCTGTTGCGTCAAATCTGTCGCCACGAGCGTACGCGCTCGTCGCTGGAAAGGCGCGGCAGCCGGTTCTACCACTATCTGCGCAACTTTGCCGGgctggtgcagcagcaacagcagcagcaatcgacaggtgtgatgctgGCGCTCGGACAGCAGAAACTGGCTGGCGGCTCCGGTGGATTCAGTGTAGATCACTTCGATGCGCTCAGCCACTGCTtcgaggagcagcagcagcagcagccggcagTGGCGAGCGAGACCGGAGAGGACAATGCGCCGTAG